AAGTCGTGCACAAGCGCGGACAGAGCGCCATCGTGCTCGTGCCCGAGATCGCCCTCACGCCGCAGGCCGTGGATCGCTTCCGCGCTGTCTTCGGCGACCAGGTGGCCGTCTTGCACTCAGGCCTGAGCGATGGCGAACGCCTCGACGCCTGGCGCGCCTTGCAGCGCGGCGAGCGCCGCATCGCCGTGGGCGCGCGCTCCGCGGTGTTCGCGCCACTCGAGAACCTCGGCGCCATCATCGTGGACGAGGAGCACGAGGGCAGCTACAAGCAGGGCGAGACGCCGCGCTACAACGCGCGCGAGGTGGCCGTGCTCCGCGCCCGCGAGACCGGGGCCATCTGCGTGCTCGGCAGCGCCACGCCGAGTCTCGAGAGTTGGGTGAATGCGCGCGATGGCCGCTTCCAGTTGCTGGAGCTGCCTGATCGCGTCGGTGGCGGTTCGCTGCCTTCGGTGCAGGTCGTGGACCTGCGCCAGGAACAGAAGGCTGCTACACCGGAGGACCGCGCTCGCCGACAGGTGCTCTCCGCGCCGCTGGAGCGCGCGCTGCGCGATCGCTTGGAGCGGAAGGAGCAAAGCATTCTGCTGCTGAATCGCCGCGGCTACGCCAGCTTCGTGCAGTGCGATGAGGGGCACGTCGCGACCTGCCCGAACTGCTCCATCTCACTCACGTACCACCGTACGCCCGAGCGCTTGGTCTGCCACTACTGCCTGCACCAGGAGGACGCCTCTCATCCCTGCGCCGACTGCGGCCAGCCGCTGCGGCGCCAGCGCGGGCTCGGCACACAACAGGTCGAGCGGCTCTTGCTCGAGCGCCTGCCGGAAGCGCGCGTGGCGCGGATGGATGTGGACACGACCAGTGGGAAGTGGGCGCACACGACCATCCTCGACCGCGTCGCCCGAGGCGAGGTCGACATCCTGCTCGGCACGCAGATGATCGCCAAGGGGCTCGACTTCCCGAACGTCACGCTGGTGGGCGTGATTGACGCGGACATCGGCATCAATCTCCCCGACTTTCGGGCGTCGGAACGCAGCTTTCAGTTGCTGAGCCAGGTCGCCGGCCGCGCGGGCCGCGGCCCGAAGGGCGGGGACGTGTTCATCCAGACTCGCGTGCCTTCGCATCACGCGCTGCGCTGTGCGGTGACGCACGACTACCACGCCTTTGTGGCCGAGGAGCTGCCGGCGCGCGAGTCACCGCCGTACCCGCCGACACTGCGGCTCGCGAACCTCGTGGTCAGCGGACTCGACGAAGCGGCAGTGGCCCAGTTCGCCACCGAGCTCACCGAGTGGTGCATCAAGGCGGACCTCAAATTCAATCTCGGCATCACGGTGCTCGGGCCCGCGCCCTGCCCGATCGAGCGCATCAAGACGCGCTGGCGCTGGCACGTGGTGCTCAAGTCCGCCAGCGCCTCGGCGCTCACGCGTCTCCTGCGCGGCGTGATGACGGGCGTGGAGATTCCAACAGTGCACGACATGCGATTGGTGGCGGATCGGGATCCGGTGAGCCTGCTCTGACCGACCCGTTGGCAGCCGGTTCTGGAACTGCTGGTTACCACGGAGACACGGAGACTCGGAGAACGTCAGCGTGGGCGATCTACTCCGTGTCCACTTTGACCCTCTTCTCTGGACGCTCGGCGGACGGATCTGTCTCCGAGGCTTTCAAAGAACTCACTTGAAGAAGGCGTAGAGCTTTCCTGGGCGCGCGCAGTATCTCCGTGTCTCCGTGTCTCCGTGGTTGAAGGCAGTTTTCCAGCACCCCACGCGTTGAATAAGCCCCTCAAACCGGCGAGATTTCAGGATGACGCAGAGCATCCCCCTCGCCTCGGACGCCCGCGAGCGCTTCCTGATGGAAATCGCCGCCGTGGTCCCGCCGCAGCGCCTGGCAGAGGTCCATCTGTTTCCACCGCTTCGCCAGGGCACCATCGAGACCGGCGTGGCTGTGATCGCCGCGATGCCGGAAGGAGCGAGCCCGGCCGGCGACGAGCCAACCGAGCCCGCCGCAGCCGAGGAGTTCCCCGAGGGCGCCACCATCTCCTCGCGCCACGTCGTCTACACGGCCCGCTATCGCTGGACCCGCAAGGGGCCAGACCGCGGCAAGTGGGAGTCCGAGGTCATCGCCGAGGCCGATGTGCCCCTGTTGACCGTGGACACCGTGGTCCAGGGCGTGAAGGCCCGCGCCGACGAGCCCTACGAGTCCGAGCGGATGAGCGGCGACGCCGCCCGCGCCCTCATTGCCCAGGCCCAGCGGCGGTGGCAGACCACCCCGTAGTCGAGCGCTTCATCGGCTACCTGCGCGAGCACAACCTGCCCGTGACGGCGCAGCGGCTCGCCATCGCCGAGGTGCTGCTCACCGCCGATCGCCACCTTTCGGCCGAGGAGATCGCCGAGGAGGTCTCGGCACGCGGTCGGAAGGTCGGCACCGCGACCGTGTACCGCGCCATCGACACGCTGCTGGAAAGCGGGCTGATCACCGAGCGCGACTTTGGTGAGGGCTTCCGGCGCTTCGAGCCCACGCGCGATGTGCCGAACCACGAGCACCTCGTCTGCACGCAGTGCGGCAAGGTTGAGGAGTTCCGCGACGAGCGCCTCGAACGCATGACGACCATCGTGGCCGAGTCGCGGGGCTTCGCGCGGCAGCGGCATCGATTGGTCATCCACGGGATCTGCAGCGGCTGCCAGCGTGGCGGCGCGCGCCCCTCCGCTTCAACCCCTTGGGGTCGCCAGTAAATGGAATCCGGAGCTTCGCTCGGCCTCTTCATCGCCTTTGCCGGCGGCTTGCTGAGCTTCCTCAGCCCCTGCGTGCTGCCGCTGGTGCCGAGCTACGTCACGTTCATCACGGGGATGAACCTCGAGGACCTGCAGCGCTCCAAGCGCACGACGCTGATCCACGCGACGCTGTTCGTGGCGGGCTTCACGCTGATCTTCCTCGCGCTGGGCGCCGGGGCCACCGTCTTCGGCCAGCTGATGCTGCGCTATCGCGACGTGATCGCGCGGGCGGGCGGGGTGTTGATCATCATCTTTGGCCTGTACCTGATGGGCGTGTTCAACCTCTCCTTCCTGATGAAGGACACGCGGCTGCACCTGGCCGACAAGCCGCTGGGCTTCCTTGGGACCATTGTGGTTGGGATTGCCTTCGGCGCCGGCTGGTCGCCCTGTATCGGGCCTATCCTCGGGGCCATCCTGACGATGGCGGCCAACGAGGCCGACTTGGGGCGTGGACTGACGCTGCTCTTTGCCTACTCCCTGGGCCTGGCGGTGCCCTTCCTGTTCGCCGCGCTGATGGTGGAACGCTTCCTGGCACTCTTCCAGCGTGTGCGGCAGTACATGGTCTGGGTGAACCGTACGGCGGGCGCCCTGCTGGTCTTCGTCGGGGTGCTGATGGCGACCAACCGGTTCACGATGCTTTCGAATTGGCTACAGGACTTCACGCCGGAGTTCATCCTGAACCGGATATAAGGTCCGGCGACGAGTGGTCCGGACGCAAAGACGCCCCGCCGCGCTGAGCGCGGCGGGGCGTCTGCCTGCAGGAGCGTCGCTTAGAAGCGGATGCCGACGCGGACGGGGAGCGACGTGGTGGCGTCGCCTTCGCTCATGATGCTGCGATACACAACTTCGGCGAACAGCTTGGCGCTGGACATCTCGAAGTTGAAGCCGGCGCCGACGTTCCAGGCCAGATCCGACTCGTCGAACACGTCAAGCTTCTGCTGGTAGTAGCCGATGCCGACGAGCGCATAGGGCATCAGGCCCGTGCCCGTGTTGATCGGAATCATGCCGTTGACCATCACGCCGAGCTGGGTCCAGTTCTCGTCGACGCCGTCGAGCGAGAAGGTCGACCAGTCGAGGTCGACGCGCAGGCTGAGCTTGTCGTTGATCGGCTGATAGAAGTTGCCACCGATGCTGAAGCCCATGTCGGCGAAGTCACCGAACTCGCCAGTCGGCAGCGCGATACCCGCCATCGCACCGAAACGGCCCTGGGCCTCCGCGGTGGACGAAACAGCCACGAGGAGGGCGGTGGCGGCAATGGCGCCGCGAACAAAACGAGCGATCATCAGAGTCCTCTCTAGGAGAAGTGTTCACGGCGCCCTTCGGACCCGTCGGACGACGAGACCAGGGTGCCGGCCCTGCATTCTTGCCCTTCTGACGCGCGGAAATCGTAAAGGTTTCACCTATACATCACCGGTGTACTAATCCTTGCCACCCCGGCATCTGGAGGTCGACTGGCGGTCCGCCTCGTGAGCCAGGTCACACCCGCTGCCCTCGGTTGTGGCTAGCTGTGTACCCACCGAGATTTAGGCGTCCGAAACTCCCCATCACGATTGAGGTTTGCCATGATTGCCACCACGACGCGTCGAGTAGCCCTCGCGTTCGCCGCCCTGACCCTCATTGCCGCCTGCGGTGGCGGTGATCCCGCCGCCGACGAGGGGCGCGAGATCGAACTCGCCCCTGCCGCCGCCGACGCCCCGATGAACGACGCCGCGGCCACGCCGCCATCCTCCTCGACCTCGACCCCGGCGCCGGCCCCGACGAAGTCCGCCGCCCCCGCGCCTGCCCGCCCGTCGACCAGCACGGCCAGCAACCGCAGCGCCTCGCTCGCCGTCGGTACTGCCATCACGGTCGCCTCCGCCGACAAGATCTGCACCAACACCCACAAGGTCGGTGACCGCTTCACCGCCACGGTCACCGAGGCCGTCGCCGGGTCCAACGGCGGCTCGCTCGCGGCCGGAACGGCCGTGACGCTCGAAGTCGTGGAGTCCGAGCGCGGCGAGAACTCTCAGGAGAAGGTCAAGCTGGCCTTCAAGCCGATCTCGATTGATGTCGCCGGACAGACCCGGACCCTCGCAGCTGACATCACCCAAGTCGCGAAGCTCGAGTATGTGCGCGTCCAGAGCACCGGCACCCAGGCCAAGAAGGTCGCCACCGGTGCCGCCATCGGCGCCGTCGCCGGCCAGCTGCTGGGCAAGGACACCAAGAGCACCGTCGCCGGCGCCGCTGTCGGCGCCGTGGCCGGTGGCGCCGTCGCCGCCGCGACCACGGACTATAACGGCTGCCTCGCCGCCAATGCGCCGATCACGGTGACGCTGACCGAGGCGATGAATCTTCGGTAGGACAAAGGTTGTAGGACGAAGGACGAAAGAGAACGGCGATGCGGAGCCTCGAGCCCCGCATCGCCGTTCTCT
This window of the Gemmatimonadaceae bacterium genome carries:
- the priA gene encoding primosomal protein N'; this translates as MSSRLVEVALPLPLLRTFTYAVPDSLKHPVVAGSRVVAPVRGKRVVGICLGESDGRALGGREAKALLAAPDPEPALRADLLAVCRWMAEYYVAPIGLVTRSVLPAALGVAAKPEAAGKQERILVLSRELPTLTARDEAFRRSPQQRALFELLEQLGGRAPVKHLVERLGCTPAVVTALAKRGFANIEQASLLRDPFADRPAPPAPRQQPTAAQQTAIDAILASEIGSVTLLHGITGSGKTLVYLKVLEEVVHKRGQSAIVLVPEIALTPQAVDRFRAVFGDQVAVLHSGLSDGERLDAWRALQRGERRIAVGARSAVFAPLENLGAIIVDEEHEGSYKQGETPRYNAREVAVLRARETGAICVLGSATPSLESWVNARDGRFQLLELPDRVGGGSLPSVQVVDLRQEQKAATPEDRARRQVLSAPLERALRDRLERKEQSILLLNRRGYASFVQCDEGHVATCPNCSISLTYHRTPERLVCHYCLHQEDASHPCADCGQPLRRQRGLGTQQVERLLLERLPEARVARMDVDTTSGKWAHTTILDRVARGEVDILLGTQMIAKGLDFPNVTLVGVIDADIGINLPDFRASERSFQLLSQVAGRAGRGPKGGDVFIQTRVPSHHALRCAVTHDYHAFVAEELPARESPPYPPTLRLANLVVSGLDEAAVAQFATELTEWCIKADLKFNLGITVLGPAPCPIERIKTRWRWHVVLKSASASALTRLLRGVMTGVEIPTVHDMRLVADRDPVSLL
- a CDS encoding transcriptional repressor, translated to MADHPVVERFIGYLREHNLPVTAQRLAIAEVLLTADRHLSAEEIAEEVSARGRKVGTATVYRAIDTLLESGLITERDFGEGFRRFEPTRDVPNHEHLVCTQCGKVEEFRDERLERMTTIVAESRGFARQRHRLVIHGICSGCQRGGARPSASTPWGRQ
- a CDS encoding sulfite exporter TauE/SafE family protein, whose protein sequence is MESGASLGLFIAFAGGLLSFLSPCVLPLVPSYVTFITGMNLEDLQRSKRTTLIHATLFVAGFTLIFLALGAGATVFGQLMLRYRDVIARAGGVLIIIFGLYLMGVFNLSFLMKDTRLHLADKPLGFLGTIVVGIAFGAGWSPCIGPILGAILTMAANEADLGRGLTLLFAYSLGLAVPFLFAALMVERFLALFQRVRQYMVWVNRTAGALLVFVGVLMATNRFTMLSNWLQDFTPEFILNRI
- a CDS encoding porin family protein gives rise to the protein MIARFVRGAIAATALLVAVSSTAEAQGRFGAMAGIALPTGEFGDFADMGFSIGGNFYQPINDKLSLRVDLDWSTFSLDGVDENWTQLGVMVNGMIPINTGTGLMPYALVGIGYYQQKLDVFDESDLAWNVGAGFNFEMSSAKLFAEVVYRSIMSEGDATTSLPVRVGIRF